In the Daphnia pulicaria isolate SC F1-1A chromosome 2, SC_F0-13Bv2, whole genome shotgun sequence genome, one interval contains:
- the LOC124327832 gene encoding 39S ribosomal protein L19, mitochondrial-like — protein sequence MLRRVVLQTFRQGLAQSFFKRNAASLSESAVTQHPIETSEEAGAKSGSKQKNGDESGNTVVVAPPEFRFMYPEFLPDPTMERRNKLKEKLERMDMLQRRSIIEIPEFYTGSIMAVTVADSNSPNKFACFVGICIQRGGSGLQAWFILRNVVDRQGVEILYEMYCPLIQKIEVLRLERRLDESLLYLRDALPEYSTFPFEMEAERRLNNSVVPINPIKVKLRPRPWLERWERQNLQGVEDLNLPQRYYDRAKEVAKPWEKYDLMLQYRKTIPAEEQEKIYAEVHSQLQQQDLKRKIKRRRGPSSEQ from the exons ATGCTGAGAAGAGTAGTTTTACAAACATTTCGCCAAG gATTAGCTCAATCTTTCTTCAAAAGAAATGCGGCTTCTTTAAGCGAAAGTGCTGTAACTCAGCACCCTATTGAGACGTCAGAAGAAGCCGGCGCAAAATCGGGATCTAAACAAAAGAACGGAGATGAATCTGGAAATACTGTGGTTGTCGCACCACCAGAATTTAGATTCATGTATCCTGAATTTCTCCCTGATCCAACTATGGAACgtagaaataaattaaaagagaAACTTGAAAGAATGGACATGCTGCAAAGAAGATCAATTATAGAAATTCCAGAATTCTACACTG GATCCATTATGGCTGTTACAGTGGCTGATTCAAATTCTCCCAATAAATTTGCATGCTTCGTAGGCATTTGCATTCAGAGAGGAGGCAGTGGGCTACAAGCATGGTTCATTCTTCGTAATGTTGTTGACAGACAAGGCGTGGAAATTCTGTATGAAATGTACTGCCCTCTCATACAGAAGATTGAAGTGCTTAGGTTAGAAAGGCGTTTGGATGAATCATTGCTCTACCTGAGGGATGCATTACCAGAGTATAGTACTTTCCCATTTGAAATGGAAGCAGAGAGACGATTAAATAACTCTGTTGTACCTATTAATCCTATCAAA gTAAAATTACGACCACGTCCTTGGCTGGAACGTTGGGAACGTCAGAACCTGCAAGGAGTAGAAGACCTTAATCTTCCGCAACGTTACTATGACAGAGCTAAAGAAGTTGCGAAACCATGGGAAAAATACGATCTCATGTTACAGTACAG GAAAACTATCCCGGCCGAGGAGCAAGAGAAGATATATGCAGAAGTGCATTCTCAACTTCAACAACAGGActtaaaacgaaaaataaaaagacgtcGAGGCCCAAGTAGTGAACAATAG
- the LOC124325956 gene encoding uncharacterized protein LOC124325956, with amino-acid sequence MKLLVVLGLIVAIASATPIDQDDKVEELTVVSMPDKGEPAVEERQVISNLANLVGSANVADLTAIIQQLVREELKNILANLQNAQNLTTTTLSGLINADESNSEKLLQVVVKQEVDKQAEAKPVYFLPRRPGYFPPQHPMYYGPQQAVPYYNEEPYFYRGGPQWRRINPTDETLSDMDALAELELLLNEKGEMSSEARGLMSSLSSTTNSAKASFKSFVNNLSSALPSFSIVRKTYLVPGLAING; translated from the exons ATGAAGTTACTCGTTGTGTTGGGCCTTATTGTGGCCATCGCTTCAGCCACTCCCATCGATCAAGACGACAAAGTTGAG GAATTGACTGTGGTGTCAATGCCCGATAAAGGTGAGCCAGCAGTGGAAGAACGCCAAGTAATCTCCAATCTTGCTAATCTGGTCGGATCTGCCAACGTCGCCGATTTGACGGCCATCATTCAGCAGCTCGTCAGAGAAGAGCTCAAGAACATTTTGGCCAATTTGCAAAATGCCCAGAATTTAACGACCACCACTCTCAGCGGTTTGATCAACGCCGACGAGTCCAACTCCGAGAAGCTCCTGCAGGTGGTTGTCAAACAAGAAGTCGACAAGCAAGCCGAGGCCAAGCCGGTGTACTTTTTGCCTCGTCGCCCGGGTTACTTCCCACCTCAGCACCCGATGTACTACGGACCGCAACAGGCCGTTCCTTATTACAACGAAGAACCTTACTTCTATCGCGGTGGCCCGCAGTGGCGTCGCATCAACCCAACCGACGAGACTCTCAGCGATATGGACGCCCTCGCCGAATTAGAGTTGCTGCTCAATGAGAAAGGAGAAATGTCCAGTGAGGCTCGTGGTCTCATGTCCAGTCTCTCGTCCACCACCAATTCGGCCAAGGCTAGTTTCAAATCGTTCGTCAACAACCTGTCGTCGGCATTGCCGTCGTTTTCTATCGTCAGGAAAACTTACTTGGTGCCCGGCTTAGCGATCAACGGCTAA
- the LOC124327879 gene encoding uncharacterized protein LOC124327879, with amino-acid sequence MQQLMQLEIFNKTKNNETGSLTTHKVGSSSIAQQLQPVAIRPFFYPTAFSPYFFRAGPYQTGYYRPYLMPVLNPFYPTNPATVQDEEILTARQPFPVDDELSEEDALKELEAIKKEMAEDAAAKRHQDRLLLPSISVNPDHSSVTVSLKSFASLLRSLNSRVTVTLATRTILVPNVSIINN; translated from the coding sequence ATGCAGCAACTTATgcaacttgaaatttttaacaaaacgaaaaacaacGAAACGGGATCTTTAACAACTCATAAAGTCGGCAGTTCATCCATAGCCCAGCAACTTCAGCCGGTCGCCATCCGCCCTTTCTTTTACCCGACAGCGTTCTCACCTTATTTCTTCCGAGCTGGTCCATACCAAACAGGCTATTATCGCCCTTATCTGATGCCCGTTTTGAATCCGTTTTATCCAACAAATCCAGCTACCGTTCAGGATGAAGAAATTTTGACGGCCAGACAGCCTTTTCCCGTTGACGACGAACTGAGTGAAGAGGATGCACTCAAAGAACTTGAAGCCATTAAAAAAGAGATGGCCGAAGATGCTGCCGCTAAACGTCACCAAGATAGGCTGCTGCTCCCCAGCATTTCGGTCAATCCAGACCATTCATCTGTAACTGTTTCGTTAAAGAGCTTCGCTTCACTTTTACGATCTTTAAACTCACGCGTGACCGTTACTTTGGCTACTAGAACGATTCTTGTACCCAATGTTTCGATTATTAACAACTGA
- the LOC124327835 gene encoding 60S ribosomal protein L12-like, producing the protein MPPKFDPSEVKIIYLRAVGGEIGATSSLAPKIGPLGLSPKKVGEDIAKGTQDWKGLKITVQLTIQNRQAAVSVVPSASSLVIKALKEPPRDRKKQKNIKHNGNITFDEVIAIARIMRTRSQSRYLIGTVKEILGTCMSVGCTIDGRTPRDVTDAVANGELEVPEE; encoded by the exons ATGCCTCCTAAATTCGATCCCTCAGAAGTGAAAATCA tctacCTTCGTGCTGTTGGTGGTGAAATTGGTGCCACTTCATCTTTGGCCCCCAAGATTGGTCCATTGGGTTTG TCTCCCAAGAAGGTTGGTGAAGATATTGCCAAGGGAACCCAGGACTGGAAAGGTTTGAAGATTACTGTCCAGCTGACAATCCAGAATCGTCAAGCTGCTGTTTCAGTTGTTCCATCAGCTTCTTCCTTAGTCATCAAGGCACTCAAGGAGCCCCCTCGTGATCGCAAGAAGCAAAAGAACA tcaAGCACAACGGCAACATTACTTTTGATGAGGTCATTGCAATTGCTCGAATCATGAGGACCAGGTCTCAATCCAGATACCTCATCGGAACTGTTAAGGAAATTTTGGGAACCTGCAtg TCTGTGGGTTGCACGATCGATGGCCGAACTCCTCGTGATGTTACCGATGCTGTCGCCAACGGAGAGCTGGAAGTCCCAGAAGAGTAG